Proteins encoded within one genomic window of Panicum virgatum strain AP13 chromosome 1N, P.virgatum_v5, whole genome shotgun sequence:
- the LOC120657566 gene encoding phosphate transporter PHO1-2-like isoform X1, with product MVKFSREYEASIIPEWKAVFVDYKCLKKLIKRIKIARRDAGPPPLLAAGETGSSYGFSVLDPVRSIAARFAAHHAAASSPEGEEESLESDSGELVRSTDKHEQEFLEKADEELDKVNKFYATQEAELLARGDALIEQLRILADVKRILADHAAASSRRGRGRALGRANSMPPPSPSVNGSSGRHLLSGLASPQSMSDGSVELQQARVAEGAAVAEEVMAALERNGVSFVGGGLAKAKKDGSGKQLMGRAALLQLPATVRIDIPPTSPGRAALKVWEELVNVLRKDGADPAAAFVHRKKLQHAEKNIRDAFLALYRGLELLKKFSSLNVKAFTKILKKFVKVSEQHQATDKFSEKVKRSPFSSSDKVLQLADEVECIFLRHFAGNDRKVAMKYLKPQQPRNTHMITFLVGLFTGTFVSLFIIYSVLAHVAGIFSSTGSPTYMDIVYHVFSMFALISLHVFLYGCNLFMWKSTRINHNFIFDFSSSTALTHRDAFLMSASIMCTVVAALVINLFLRNAGATYTDALPGALLVLSTGVLFCPFNIFYRSTRYCFMRVMRNIIFSPFYKVLMADFFMADQLTSQIPLLRHMEFAACYFMAGTFRNQAYETCTSSPQYTHLAYVISFLPYYWRAMQCLRRYLEEGHDINQLANAGKYVSAMVAAAVRFKYAATPTPLWMWMVVISSSGATIYQLYWDFVMDWGFLNPKSKNLWLRDQLILKKKSIYYVSMMLNLALRLAWAQSVMKLHLGRVESRLLDFSLASLEIIRRGHWNFYRLEHEHLNNAGKFRAVKTVPLPFRELETD from the exons ATGGTGAAGTTCTCGCGGGAGTACGAGGCCAGCATCATCCCCGAGTGGAAGGCCGTCTTCGTCGACTACAAGTGCCTCAAGAAGCTCATCAAGAGGATCAAGATCGCCCGCCGCgacgccggcccgccgccgctgctcgccgccggcgaaacCGGAAGCAGCTATGGCTTCTCGGTCCTTGATCCCGTCCGCTCCATCGCCGCCCGCTTCGCCGCCCATCATGCGGCGGCTTCTTCACCA gagggcgaggaggagagcTTGGAGTCGGATTCAGGGGAGCTCGTGCGATCCACGGACAAGCAT GAGCAAGAGTTCCTGGAGAAGGCGGACGAGGAGCTGGACAAGGTGAACAAGTTCTACGCGACGCAGGAGGCGGAGCTGCTGGCGCGCGGCGACGCGCTCATCGAGCAGCTCCGCATCCTCGCCGACGTCAAGCGCATCCTCGCCGACCACGCGGCGGCGTCCTCCCGCCGCGGCCGAGGGAGGGCGCTCGGCCGGGCCAACTCcatgccgccgccctcgccgtccgtGAACGGGTCCagcggccgccacctcctctccggcctcgcctcgccgcagTCCATGTCGG ATGGGAGCGTGGAGCTGCAGCAGGCGCGggtggcggagggcgcggccgtggcggaggaggtgatggcggcgctggagcgcAACGGCGTCAGCTTCGTGGGCGGCGGGCTGGCCAAGGCCAAGAAGGACGGCAGCGGGAAGCAGCTCATGGGGCGGGCCGCGCTGCTTCAGCTGCCGGCGACGGTGCGGATCGACATCCCGCCGACGAGCCCCGGCAGGGCGGCGCTCAAGGTGTGGGAGGAGCTCGTCAACGTGCTCCGCAAGGACGgcgccgaccccgccgccgccttcgtccACCGCAAGAAGCTCCAGCACGCCGAGAAGAACATCCGCGACGCCTTCCTCGCGCTCTACCGCGGCCTCGAGCTCCTCAAGAAGTTCAG CTCTCTCAATGTAAAGGCTTTCACAAAAATATTGAAGAAATTCGTCAAG GTGTCAGAGCAGCACCAAGCCACGGACAAGTTCTCAGAGAAGGTGAAGAGGTCGCCATTCAGCAGCTCCGACAAG GTGCTTCAGCTCGCGGACGAGGTGGAGTGCATCTTCTTGAGGCACTTCGCCGGCAACGACAGGAAGGTGGCCATGAAGTACCTCAAGCCGCAGCAGCCCAGGAACACCCATATGATCACCTTCCTCGTAG GCCTGTTCACAGGCACATTCGTGTCGCTGTTCATCATATATTCAGTCCTAGCCCATGTCGCCGGCATTTTCTCATCTACCGGAAGCCCAACCTACATGGACATAGTCTACCATGTTTTCAG CATGTTCGCACTCATCAGCCTGCATGTTTTCCTGTACGGCTGCAACCTCTTCATGTGGAAGAGCACCAGAATCAACCACAATTTCATCTTCGATTTCTCCTCCAGCACCGCCCTGACGCACAGGGACGCCTTCCTCATGTCGGCATCCATCATGTGCACCGTCGTTGCAGCACTGGTCATCAACCTGTTCCTCAGGAATGCCGGCGCAACCTACACCGACGCATTGCCCGGGGCACTCCTAGTT ctgtcaACTGGGGTTCTCTTCTGCCCATTCAACATATTCTACCGCTCGACGCGCTACTGCTTCATGCGTGTCATGCGCAACATCATATTCTCACCATTCTACAAG GTTCTGATGGCTGATTTCTTTATGGCTGACCAGCTAACCAGCCAG ATCCCATTACTAAGACATATGGAATTCGCAGCATGCTACTTCATGGCTGGAACCTTTAGGAATCAAGCATATGAGACTTGCACCAGCAGCCCACAATACACACACCTGGCCTATGTGATTTCCTTCCTACCTTACTACTGGAGAGCAATGCAG TGTTTAAGGAGGTACCTGGAAGAAGGTCATGACATCAACCAACTTGCTAATGCTGGAAAGTACGTATCAGCAATGGTTGCAGCTGCTGTGAGGTTCAAGTACGCTGCAACTCCGACACCACTCTGGATGTGGATGGTAGTCATTTCATCCTCAGGCGCCACCATTTACCAGCTCTACTGGGACTTTGTCATGGACTGGGGTTTCTTAAACCCCAAATCTAAGAACTTATGGCTTCGGGATCAGCTCATCCTGAAGAAAAAGTCGATCTACTATGTTTCCATG ATGCTCAACCTTGCGCTGCGTCTAGCCTGGGCTCAGAGTGTAATGAAACTCCATCTTGGACGGGTGGAGTCTCGCTTGCTGGATTTCTCACTCGCCTCACTCGAAATT
- the LOC120657566 gene encoding phosphate transporter PHO1-2-like isoform X2, producing MVKFSREYEASIIPEWKAVFVDYKCLKKLIKRIKIARRDAGPPPLLAAGETGSSYGFSVLDPVRSIAARFAAHHAAASSPEQEFLEKADEELDKVNKFYATQEAELLARGDALIEQLRILADVKRILADHAAASSRRGRGRALGRANSMPPPSPSVNGSSGRHLLSGLASPQSMSDGSVELQQARVAEGAAVAEEVMAALERNGVSFVGGGLAKAKKDGSGKQLMGRAALLQLPATVRIDIPPTSPGRAALKVWEELVNVLRKDGADPAAAFVHRKKLQHAEKNIRDAFLALYRGLELLKKFSSLNVKAFTKILKKFVKVSEQHQATDKFSEKVKRSPFSSSDKVLQLADEVECIFLRHFAGNDRKVAMKYLKPQQPRNTHMITFLVGLFTGTFVSLFIIYSVLAHVAGIFSSTGSPTYMDIVYHVFSMFALISLHVFLYGCNLFMWKSTRINHNFIFDFSSSTALTHRDAFLMSASIMCTVVAALVINLFLRNAGATYTDALPGALLVLSTGVLFCPFNIFYRSTRYCFMRVMRNIIFSPFYKVLMADFFMADQLTSQIPLLRHMEFAACYFMAGTFRNQAYETCTSSPQYTHLAYVISFLPYYWRAMQCLRRYLEEGHDINQLANAGKYVSAMVAAAVRFKYAATPTPLWMWMVVISSSGATIYQLYWDFVMDWGFLNPKSKNLWLRDQLILKKKSIYYVSMMLNLALRLAWAQSVMKLHLGRVESRLLDFSLASLEIIRRGHWNFYRLEHEHLNNAGKFRAVKTVPLPFRELETD from the exons ATGGTGAAGTTCTCGCGGGAGTACGAGGCCAGCATCATCCCCGAGTGGAAGGCCGTCTTCGTCGACTACAAGTGCCTCAAGAAGCTCATCAAGAGGATCAAGATCGCCCGCCGCgacgccggcccgccgccgctgctcgccgccggcgaaacCGGAAGCAGCTATGGCTTCTCGGTCCTTGATCCCGTCCGCTCCATCGCCGCCCGCTTCGCCGCCCATCATGCGGCGGCTTCTTCACCA GAGCAAGAGTTCCTGGAGAAGGCGGACGAGGAGCTGGACAAGGTGAACAAGTTCTACGCGACGCAGGAGGCGGAGCTGCTGGCGCGCGGCGACGCGCTCATCGAGCAGCTCCGCATCCTCGCCGACGTCAAGCGCATCCTCGCCGACCACGCGGCGGCGTCCTCCCGCCGCGGCCGAGGGAGGGCGCTCGGCCGGGCCAACTCcatgccgccgccctcgccgtccgtGAACGGGTCCagcggccgccacctcctctccggcctcgcctcgccgcagTCCATGTCGG ATGGGAGCGTGGAGCTGCAGCAGGCGCGggtggcggagggcgcggccgtggcggaggaggtgatggcggcgctggagcgcAACGGCGTCAGCTTCGTGGGCGGCGGGCTGGCCAAGGCCAAGAAGGACGGCAGCGGGAAGCAGCTCATGGGGCGGGCCGCGCTGCTTCAGCTGCCGGCGACGGTGCGGATCGACATCCCGCCGACGAGCCCCGGCAGGGCGGCGCTCAAGGTGTGGGAGGAGCTCGTCAACGTGCTCCGCAAGGACGgcgccgaccccgccgccgccttcgtccACCGCAAGAAGCTCCAGCACGCCGAGAAGAACATCCGCGACGCCTTCCTCGCGCTCTACCGCGGCCTCGAGCTCCTCAAGAAGTTCAG CTCTCTCAATGTAAAGGCTTTCACAAAAATATTGAAGAAATTCGTCAAG GTGTCAGAGCAGCACCAAGCCACGGACAAGTTCTCAGAGAAGGTGAAGAGGTCGCCATTCAGCAGCTCCGACAAG GTGCTTCAGCTCGCGGACGAGGTGGAGTGCATCTTCTTGAGGCACTTCGCCGGCAACGACAGGAAGGTGGCCATGAAGTACCTCAAGCCGCAGCAGCCCAGGAACACCCATATGATCACCTTCCTCGTAG GCCTGTTCACAGGCACATTCGTGTCGCTGTTCATCATATATTCAGTCCTAGCCCATGTCGCCGGCATTTTCTCATCTACCGGAAGCCCAACCTACATGGACATAGTCTACCATGTTTTCAG CATGTTCGCACTCATCAGCCTGCATGTTTTCCTGTACGGCTGCAACCTCTTCATGTGGAAGAGCACCAGAATCAACCACAATTTCATCTTCGATTTCTCCTCCAGCACCGCCCTGACGCACAGGGACGCCTTCCTCATGTCGGCATCCATCATGTGCACCGTCGTTGCAGCACTGGTCATCAACCTGTTCCTCAGGAATGCCGGCGCAACCTACACCGACGCATTGCCCGGGGCACTCCTAGTT ctgtcaACTGGGGTTCTCTTCTGCCCATTCAACATATTCTACCGCTCGACGCGCTACTGCTTCATGCGTGTCATGCGCAACATCATATTCTCACCATTCTACAAG GTTCTGATGGCTGATTTCTTTATGGCTGACCAGCTAACCAGCCAG ATCCCATTACTAAGACATATGGAATTCGCAGCATGCTACTTCATGGCTGGAACCTTTAGGAATCAAGCATATGAGACTTGCACCAGCAGCCCACAATACACACACCTGGCCTATGTGATTTCCTTCCTACCTTACTACTGGAGAGCAATGCAG TGTTTAAGGAGGTACCTGGAAGAAGGTCATGACATCAACCAACTTGCTAATGCTGGAAAGTACGTATCAGCAATGGTTGCAGCTGCTGTGAGGTTCAAGTACGCTGCAACTCCGACACCACTCTGGATGTGGATGGTAGTCATTTCATCCTCAGGCGCCACCATTTACCAGCTCTACTGGGACTTTGTCATGGACTGGGGTTTCTTAAACCCCAAATCTAAGAACTTATGGCTTCGGGATCAGCTCATCCTGAAGAAAAAGTCGATCTACTATGTTTCCATG ATGCTCAACCTTGCGCTGCGTCTAGCCTGGGCTCAGAGTGTAATGAAACTCCATCTTGGACGGGTGGAGTCTCGCTTGCTGGATTTCTCACTCGCCTCACTCGAAATT